In the Longimicrobium terrae genome, one interval contains:
- the zwf gene encoding glucose-6-phosphate dehydrogenase, with the protein MSETELAAPPEVLGDVPTAGPQGETPLRTPMVSPLGRARIPEPLALVVFGATGDLMRRKLMPALWRLKQEGMLPDDFAIVGNAREATDDADFRERMRGALAEFAKEPDAAEWEAFSHRLRFVGGSTDDPSTFVQLAKVLGEVDKECGTRGNRLFYLALPPSVVAQTAEGLGRAGLVCHPEDRCYTRIIVEKPFGRDLDSAKALNASLLKVFAEPQIFRIDHYLGKETLQNLLVFRFANTIWEPLWQRNYVDHVQITVSETVGVESRAGYYDRSGALRDMIQSHLLQILTLVAMEPPASYDADSIRNEKVKVLQAIPLLQGEDIDRYAVRGQYAASEESSASEKDGEKGASMPAYRDEKDVPEGSRTETFAALRLLVDNWRWAGVPFYLRTGKRLPAKQSEVVIRFRPAPHPVRDQVQDDTPAPNALVLHIQPDEGISLFFEAKVPGIRGPLRPVSMDFKYTSAFEGAESPEAYQRLLLDAMLGDATLFARRDEVEAAWTLITPILQAWEAGGEPDPYPANSWGPECATELLAREGRSWHEPTG; encoded by the coding sequence ATGAGCGAGACTGAACTGGCCGCCCCGCCGGAGGTGCTGGGCGACGTTCCCACCGCCGGGCCGCAGGGCGAAACGCCGCTGCGCACGCCCATGGTGTCGCCGCTGGGCCGGGCGCGCATCCCCGAGCCGCTGGCGCTGGTGGTCTTTGGCGCCACCGGCGACCTGATGCGCCGCAAGCTGATGCCGGCGCTCTGGCGGCTCAAGCAGGAAGGGATGCTGCCGGACGACTTCGCCATCGTCGGCAACGCGCGCGAGGCCACCGACGACGCCGACTTCCGCGAGCGGATGCGCGGCGCCCTGGCCGAATTCGCCAAGGAGCCCGACGCGGCGGAGTGGGAGGCGTTCTCCCACCGCCTGCGCTTCGTGGGCGGCTCGACCGACGATCCCTCCACCTTCGTGCAGCTGGCGAAGGTGCTGGGCGAGGTGGACAAGGAGTGCGGCACGCGCGGCAACCGCCTGTTCTACCTGGCGCTGCCGCCGTCCGTCGTGGCGCAGACGGCGGAAGGGCTGGGGCGCGCGGGGCTGGTCTGTCATCCCGAAGACCGCTGCTACACGCGCATCATCGTCGAAAAGCCGTTCGGGCGCGACCTGGACAGCGCCAAGGCGCTCAACGCGTCGCTGCTCAAGGTGTTCGCCGAGCCCCAGATCTTTCGCATCGACCACTATCTGGGCAAGGAAACGCTGCAGAACCTGCTGGTGTTCCGGTTCGCCAACACCATCTGGGAACCGCTCTGGCAGCGCAACTACGTGGATCACGTGCAGATCACCGTGTCGGAAACGGTGGGGGTGGAGTCGCGCGCCGGGTACTACGACCGCAGCGGCGCCCTGCGCGACATGATCCAGAGCCACCTGCTGCAGATCCTGACGCTCGTCGCCATGGAGCCGCCCGCCTCGTACGACGCGGACAGCATCCGCAACGAAAAGGTGAAGGTGCTGCAGGCGATTCCCCTGCTCCAGGGCGAGGACATCGACCGGTACGCGGTGCGCGGGCAGTACGCGGCGTCGGAGGAGTCGTCCGCGTCGGAAAAGGATGGGGAGAAGGGCGCCTCCATGCCGGCGTACCGGGACGAGAAGGACGTTCCGGAGGGCTCGCGGACGGAAACGTTCGCGGCGCTGCGGCTGCTGGTGGACAACTGGCGCTGGGCGGGCGTTCCCTTCTATCTGCGGACGGGAAAGCGGCTTCCGGCCAAGCAGAGCGAGGTGGTCATCCGCTTTCGTCCCGCGCCGCACCCGGTGCGCGACCAGGTGCAGGACGACACGCCGGCGCCCAACGCGCTCGTGCTGCACATTCAGCCGGACGAGGGGATTTCCCTCTTCTTCGAGGCCAAGGTCCCGGGGATTCGCGGTCCGCTGCGGCCGGTGAGCATGGACTTCAAGTACACCAGCGCGTTCGAGGGCGCGGAATCGCCCGAGGCGTATCAGCGGCTGCTGCTGGATGCCATGCTGGGCGATGCCACGCTGTTCGCCCGCCGCGACGAGGTGGAGGCGGCGTGGACGCTCATCACGCCGATTCTGCAGGCGTGGGAGGCGGGCGGCGAGCCGGATCCGTACCCCGCCAACTCGTGGGGCCCGGAGTGCGCCACGGAACTGCTGGCGCGCGAGGGCCGGAGCTGGCACGAGCCCACGGGGTGA
- the gnd gene encoding phosphogluconate dehydrogenase (NAD(+)-dependent, decarboxylating): protein MRIGMVGLGKMGGNMAQRLTRGGHEVVVFDRDPAVTAQVAQLAGAEPAASLDELMQKLPAPRAVWVMVPAGHPTEQVLSDLADRGAPGDVLIDGGNSNYKDSQRRAAELDARGIGFVDAGTSGGVWGLENGYCLMVGGTPQSVGVAEPAFRTLAPQDGYLHVGPSGAGHFTKMVHNGIEYGLLQAYAEGFEILEKSGMDLDLQKIAGLWNHGSVVRSWLLELLERAYATEGQKLENIRGWVADSGEGRWTVETAMELDVPAPVITLALQARFRSRQDESYGAQVIAALRNQFGGHAIKTGAPEPPKA from the coding sequence ATGCGGATCGGCATGGTAGGGCTGGGAAAGATGGGCGGAAACATGGCGCAGCGGCTTACCCGCGGCGGCCATGAAGTCGTGGTGTTCGACCGCGACCCGGCGGTCACGGCGCAGGTGGCCCAGCTGGCCGGCGCCGAACCCGCGGCGTCGCTGGATGAACTGATGCAGAAGCTGCCGGCGCCCCGCGCCGTGTGGGTCATGGTTCCCGCCGGTCACCCGACGGAGCAGGTGCTGAGCGACCTGGCCGACCGCGGCGCGCCCGGCGACGTCCTCATCGACGGCGGCAACAGCAACTACAAGGACAGCCAGCGCCGCGCCGCGGAACTGGACGCGCGCGGTATCGGCTTCGTGGACGCGGGAACGAGCGGTGGCGTGTGGGGGCTGGAAAACGGCTACTGCCTCATGGTGGGCGGCACGCCGCAGTCCGTGGGTGTCGCCGAGCCTGCCTTCCGCACCCTGGCCCCGCAGGACGGCTACCTGCACGTGGGGCCCAGCGGCGCCGGCCACTTCACCAAGATGGTGCACAACGGCATCGAGTACGGCCTGCTGCAGGCCTACGCCGAAGGGTTCGAGATCCTGGAAAAGAGCGGGATGGATCTGGATCTTCAGAAGATCGCCGGGCTGTGGAACCACGGCAGCGTCGTGCGCTCCTGGCTGCTGGAACTGCTGGAGCGGGCGTACGCCACGGAGGGACAGAAGCTGGAAAACATCCGCGGATGGGTGGCGGACTCCGGCGAGGGGCGCTGGACGGTGGAAACGGCGATGGAACTGGACGTCCCCGCGCCCGTCATCACCCTGGCGCTGCAGGCCCGCTTCCGCTCGCGGCAGGACGAGTCGTACGGCGCGCAGGTGATTGCCGCGCTGCGCAACCAGTTTGGCGGGCACGCCATCAAGACCGGCGCGCCGGAGCCGCCCAAGGCATGA
- a CDS encoding DUF4097 family beta strand repeat-containing protein, with translation MRSAARLLPLAAVLAFAAPAHTQPPDGCRSWGRGGDRATFCEIRESTLAATGALSVDAGTNGGVTVRAYEGREIRVRAEVRTVAPTDQAAREMARGIRVNAAGSRITTTGPAQRGNLNWGVSYEILVPARTGLTVQTMNGPISVEGVAGTMRLRTTNGPIGLTNVSGDVNGRTSNGPVNVTLSGQRWSGGGLDVETTNGPVNVRIPRGYGAHVRASTTHGPIRVPASMGPRQRDERRPWSPPRPVDMDLNGGGPLIRTVTTNGPVTITEI, from the coding sequence ATGCGCAGCGCCGCCCGCCTTCTTCCGCTTGCCGCCGTTCTGGCGTTTGCCGCGCCCGCCCACACCCAGCCGCCCGACGGGTGCCGCTCGTGGGGACGCGGCGGCGACCGCGCCACCTTCTGCGAAATCCGCGAAAGCACCCTTGCCGCCACCGGCGCGCTTAGCGTGGACGCGGGAACCAACGGCGGGGTGACGGTGCGCGCGTACGAGGGGCGCGAGATCCGCGTCCGCGCGGAGGTGCGTACGGTGGCGCCGACGGACCAGGCCGCGCGGGAGATGGCGCGGGGCATCCGGGTGAACGCGGCGGGCTCGCGCATCACCACCACGGGGCCGGCGCAGCGCGGAAACCTGAACTGGGGCGTGAGCTACGAGATCCTGGTTCCGGCCCGCACCGGCCTGACGGTGCAGACGATGAACGGACCGATCAGCGTGGAGGGTGTGGCCGGCACCATGCGGCTACGCACCACCAACGGGCCCATCGGACTGACGAACGTGTCGGGAGACGTGAATGGCCGCACCAGCAACGGGCCGGTGAACGTGACCCTTTCCGGACAGCGGTGGAGCGGTGGCGGGCTGGACGTGGAAACCACCAACGGCCCGGTAAACGTGCGCATTCCGCGCGGCTACGGCGCTCACGTGCGGGCCAGCACCACGCACGGACCCATCCGCGTTCCCGCGTCCATGGGCCCGCGCCAGCGCGACGAGCGTCGTCCGTGGAGCCCGCCGCGCCCGGTGGACATGGACCTGAACGGCGGCGGCCCGCTGATCCGCACCGTCACCACCAACGGCCCGGTGACCATCACCGAAATCTGA